The proteins below are encoded in one region of Nitrospira sp.:
- a CDS encoding protein phosphatase — translation MTSSIPRWLGVGLTDTGRVRRNNQDAFLVINDTGLYVVADGMGGHAGGDVASRLAIESFQNAVAAQGMDSSTEQHVRVHTESALRRIVAAANTTIFETARRSPELHNMGTTLLAASILDSDEGSVVRIVHVGDSRAYRFRQGRLRQMTQDHSVVEDFVRRGLLSREEAATHPKRHALTRAVGIDATVEPDYLAETFERGDVLLLCTDGLTKMMSDRDIEEFIDRLVATPSSLCRGLVDECNRRGGDDNITVVICTHTSRFAEPALH, via the coding sequence ATGACATCTTCGATTCCCCGGTGGTTGGGCGTTGGGCTTACGGACACGGGGCGAGTCCGAAGGAACAATCAGGACGCGTTTCTGGTTATCAATGACACGGGTCTCTACGTGGTAGCTGACGGCATGGGGGGCCACGCTGGGGGGGATGTTGCCAGTCGCCTCGCCATCGAAAGCTTTCAAAATGCCGTTGCGGCTCAGGGAATGGATAGCTCGACGGAGCAACACGTTCGTGTCCATACCGAAAGCGCTCTTCGTCGGATCGTTGCCGCTGCCAACACGACTATTTTTGAGACTGCACGCCGATCACCCGAACTGCATAACATGGGCACGACACTCCTAGCGGCCAGCATTCTCGATTCCGACGAAGGGTCGGTTGTTCGTATCGTTCATGTTGGCGACAGCCGAGCCTACCGCTTTCGGCAGGGGCGACTGCGTCAAATGACGCAGGATCACTCCGTCGTGGAAGATTTCGTGCGACGGGGCCTGTTAAGTCGCGAGGAGGCTGCCACCCATCCCAAGCGTCATGCGCTCACTCGGGCCGTAGGAATCGACGCGACGGTCGAACCGGATTATTTGGCGGAGACGTTCGAGCGAGGGGATGTCCTGTTGCTCTGCACCGACGGGCTCACGAAGATGATGAGCGACCGGGACATCGAAGAATTCATCGACCGCCTGGTCGCCACCCCATCCTCTTTGTGTCGTGGACTCGTCGACGAATGCAACCGCCGCGGTGGTGATGACAATATCACCGTGGTCATCTGCACGCATACCAGTCGCTTCGCGGAGCCCGCACTCCATTGA
- the radA gene encoding DNA repair protein RadA, whose protein sequence is MRARNTFHCQACGHQSPRWLGRCPDCGQWNTLREERDPVSAKGRPAPLQASPSRPTPITDIILDAETRWLTGIGEFDRSLGGGVVPGSVLLIGGDPGIGKTTLLLQALPKLAMGSARVLYVSAEESPRQVKMRATRLGVETPSLVIYSETSLQEIMKVVGDLRPKALVVDSIQTVYSDQLTSAPGTVSQVQEVAAQLMWLAKRTGMPVFVIGHVTKEGAIAGPRLLEHIVDTVLYVEGDRSHAYRILRAVKNRFGSTNEIGVFEMKDAGLEEVSNPSELFLAERPERGTGSVVVSSMEGSRPILVEVQALVSPTGYSMPKRMANGVEVNRLSLLLAVMEKRLGLHLSSQDVYVNVVGGLRVDEPAIDLGLVAAVTSSLRDIPIDHRTMVMGEVGLGGEVRGVSQADMRIREAAKLGFTRCLLPERNLTRLDGVERLAGVDLVGVAEVGEALDAVLAL, encoded by the coding sequence ATGCGGGCGAGGAATACCTTCCACTGTCAGGCCTGCGGACACCAGTCACCTCGATGGCTCGGCAGGTGCCCCGATTGCGGGCAGTGGAACACGCTCAGGGAAGAACGCGATCCCGTATCGGCCAAAGGGCGTCCGGCACCGCTCCAGGCCAGTCCCTCCCGTCCCACCCCTATTACCGACATCATCCTTGATGCCGAAACACGATGGTTAACCGGTATCGGCGAGTTCGATCGTTCGCTCGGCGGGGGAGTGGTCCCTGGGTCCGTGCTACTGATTGGAGGAGATCCGGGTATTGGCAAGACAACCTTGTTATTGCAGGCCCTCCCGAAACTGGCGATGGGCAGCGCACGTGTGCTCTATGTCTCGGCTGAGGAATCTCCTCGTCAAGTCAAGATGCGGGCCACTCGGCTTGGTGTGGAGACACCGTCGTTGGTGATCTACTCCGAAACGTCACTGCAGGAGATCATGAAGGTCGTAGGCGATCTCCGACCGAAAGCCCTGGTCGTGGACTCGATTCAAACGGTCTATTCCGATCAACTGACTTCGGCGCCGGGGACGGTGAGCCAAGTTCAAGAGGTGGCGGCCCAGCTCATGTGGCTGGCTAAGCGAACCGGGATGCCGGTGTTCGTCATCGGTCACGTGACGAAAGAGGGGGCGATCGCTGGCCCTCGACTCCTAGAACATATTGTCGATACGGTATTATATGTAGAGGGCGATCGGAGTCACGCCTATAGGATTTTGCGCGCGGTGAAGAACCGATTCGGTTCCACCAACGAAATCGGGGTGTTCGAGATGAAGGACGCAGGACTGGAGGAGGTGTCGAACCCATCCGAGTTGTTCTTGGCCGAACGTCCAGAACGCGGAACCGGGTCGGTGGTGGTATCGAGCATGGAGGGTAGCCGCCCAATACTCGTTGAGGTTCAGGCCTTGGTCTCGCCGACAGGATATAGCATGCCCAAGCGCATGGCGAACGGAGTCGAGGTCAATCGGCTCTCGTTGCTGCTTGCTGTCATGGAAAAACGGTTAGGACTGCACCTGTCCAGTCAGGACGTCTATGTCAACGTAGTGGGAGGATTGCGGGTCGACGAGCCAGCTATTGATTTGGGCTTGGTTGCGGCTGTGACCTCGAGCCTGAGGGACATCCCGATCGATCATCGTACCATGGTGATGGGAGAAGTAGGACTTGGAGGCGAAGTGCGAGGCGTCTCGCAGGCGGACATGCGGATTCGCGAGGCCGCGAAGCTGGGCTTCACTCGCTGCCTGCTGCCCGAGCGGAACCTGACCAGACTCGATGGTGTGGAACGTCTCGCCGGCGTCGATCTCGTCGGGGTCGCAGAAGTCGGGGAGGCGCTGGATGCGGTGTTGGCCTTATAG
- a CDS encoding tRNA (adenosine(37)-N6)-threonylcarbamoyltransferase complex dimerization subunit type 1 TsaB has translation MDVKVLAIETATSRQSVAIVEESRVLASAAHDEPGSHTRWLIPTIDRLLETARCTLAELHGFVVSAGPGSFTGLRVGISTALGLRAVTGRPIILVGTLEAMAWGARGLAGPLCPILPCRKGEVFWAQYEWAVDGQIKTLVEPHVGPPEAIKRMVATPTWVLGDGWKLLQEAMAPMLTDRARRWREVPVGLRHPSATHVAMAGFERLRRGDVAGHVVIPNYVQRAEAELQRGQVEGKAAKILRGAGKAPRRASRR, from the coding sequence GTGGATGTGAAGGTGCTCGCGATCGAGACGGCCACGAGCCGCCAGAGTGTCGCCATTGTGGAGGAGTCGCGGGTGTTGGCCAGTGCGGCTCACGACGAGCCGGGAAGTCACACTCGCTGGTTGATCCCCACGATCGATCGGCTGTTAGAGACAGCCCGGTGTACGCTTGCCGAGCTGCACGGTTTCGTTGTGTCTGCGGGTCCTGGATCGTTCACGGGGCTGCGGGTTGGAATTTCAACTGCCCTCGGCTTGCGAGCCGTCACCGGTCGGCCTATTATTCTTGTGGGGACCTTGGAAGCCATGGCATGGGGAGCACGAGGACTGGCCGGACCGCTGTGTCCCATTCTGCCCTGTCGGAAAGGTGAGGTATTTTGGGCACAATACGAGTGGGCGGTAGACGGCCAAATCAAGACGCTGGTAGAACCCCACGTCGGACCACCTGAAGCGATCAAGAGGATGGTCGCAACACCAACGTGGGTGCTCGGTGACGGATGGAAGCTCTTGCAGGAGGCGATGGCTCCGATGCTGACCGATCGCGCGCGGCGATGGCGTGAGGTGCCGGTCGGGCTGCGGCATCCCTCCGCAACTCATGTCGCCATGGCGGGGTTCGAACGGCTTCGGCGCGGCGACGTAGCCGGACACGTTGTCATTCCAAATTACGTCCAGCGAGCCGAAGCCGAACTCCAGCGAGGTCAGGTGGAAGGAAAGGCCGCCAAGATTCTACGGGGGGCGGGGAAGGCGCCCCGCAGGGCAAGCCGACGGTGA
- the rimI gene encoding putative ribosomal-protein-alanine acetyltransferase, translating into MSPTVRETSLPVNCTVIPGSMSDLDEILELEGRSFTSPWTRKMFEGELSGNPFARFLLVREEAGGRARVLVAYLCYWIVFDEVRLMNLAVASERRRRNLATSLVRQALDEARDAQAKRALLEVRVSNEAARRLYRGLGFRETGNRKDYYRNPVEDAILMALEPLVPTQG; encoded by the coding sequence ATGTCACCCACGGTCAGGGAGACCAGTCTGCCCGTAAATTGTACCGTGATTCCGGGTTCGATGTCCGATCTTGACGAGATCCTGGAATTGGAAGGCCGCTCGTTCACCTCGCCATGGACCCGTAAAATGTTCGAGGGAGAATTGTCCGGTAATCCGTTCGCGCGCTTCCTGCTTGTGCGGGAAGAGGCGGGGGGGCGAGCGCGCGTTCTGGTAGCCTACCTGTGCTATTGGATCGTGTTCGATGAGGTGCGATTGATGAATTTGGCGGTGGCATCGGAACGTCGCCGGCGAAACTTGGCGACCAGTCTTGTGCGGCAGGCCCTTGATGAAGCACGTGATGCTCAGGCGAAACGAGCACTCTTGGAGGTACGTGTCTCCAACGAGGCGGCACGGAGGTTGTATCGCGGATTAGGGTTTCGGGAAACAGGCAACCGAAAAGACTACTATAGGAATCCTGTGGAGGATGCCATCCTCATGGCATTAGAGCCGCTGGTGCCCACGCAGGGATGA
- the tatC gene encoding Sec-independent protein translocase protein TatC, with the protein MPAVIAPLQAHIQSVKRRLLIVGATVMVAFVATFAVAPELVAWLRRPLADDLVFYGPTEAFFATVKVAFFAALVLSLPVIFHQFWKFIEPALLSKERRWAIPLFALAAGLFVLGLVFCNLVILPLVIAFFVDFGMERAVTPELAVGTYIDFNTKFLMIMGCAFELPLVMTLLARAGFVHWKIFAKFRRHAILVALIISAIVTPDATMFTMLLMAVPLMVLYEIGVWGAWWFGRALPVDPSREKVTVDGELPIETAGHRAR; encoded by the coding sequence ATGCCAGCAGTCATCGCGCCGTTGCAGGCGCATATTCAGTCCGTGAAGCGACGGTTGCTGATCGTCGGCGCGACCGTCATGGTGGCTTTCGTCGCGACCTTTGCCGTGGCGCCGGAGTTGGTCGCTTGGCTGCGGCGACCGCTTGCCGACGACTTGGTATTCTACGGGCCCACCGAAGCATTTTTCGCGACCGTCAAAGTCGCATTTTTTGCGGCGTTAGTGCTGAGCCTTCCGGTGATCTTCCACCAATTCTGGAAGTTTATCGAACCCGCATTGCTCAGCAAGGAGCGCCGCTGGGCGATCCCTCTCTTCGCCTTGGCTGCAGGGCTATTCGTGTTGGGTCTGGTGTTCTGCAATTTGGTCATTCTTCCGCTCGTCATCGCATTCTTTGTCGATTTCGGGATGGAGCGGGCCGTGACGCCGGAACTGGCCGTCGGCACCTACATCGATTTCAATACCAAGTTTCTCATGATCATGGGCTGCGCGTTCGAGCTGCCTCTTGTGATGACGCTGTTGGCCCGCGCCGGATTCGTCCATTGGAAGATCTTCGCGAAATTTCGCCGGCACGCCATATTGGTGGCGTTGATCATCTCGGCGATTGTCACCCCGGATGCCACTATGTTCACGATGTTGCTGATGGCTGTGCCCTTGATGGTGTTGTATGAAATCGGTGTCTGGGGCGCGTGGTGGTTTGGGCGTGCACTCCCGGTGGATCCTTCAAGGGAGAAGGTGACGGTTGACGGGGAATTACCCATCGAAACGGCAGGGCATCGTGCACGGTGA
- a CDS encoding peptidylprolyl isomerase, with translation MSTVSANTTATLSVTMKGEALGDIVLRFFPDVAPNHVENFVKLARDKFYDGTTFHRVIPGFMIQGGDPNSKNPDRAMHGMGGPGYKVKAEFNSKPHKRGVVSMARANDPDSAGSQFFICVADSNFLDWQYTVFGEVASGMDVADKVVNAKRDGRDNPLERIEMKVAIMEG, from the coding sequence ATGAGCACCGTTTCAGCGAACACGACAGCGACATTGAGCGTGACCATGAAGGGCGAAGCGTTGGGAGACATCGTGCTGCGATTCTTTCCGGACGTGGCGCCAAACCATGTCGAGAATTTCGTCAAGCTGGCTCGGGATAAATTCTATGACGGCACGACCTTTCATCGCGTGATTCCCGGATTCATGATCCAGGGCGGGGATCCGAACAGCAAGAATCCAGATCGAGCCATGCACGGGATGGGCGGGCCCGGCTACAAGGTGAAGGCGGAGTTCAACAGCAAGCCGCACAAGCGCGGTGTAGTCTCGATGGCGCGCGCCAATGATCCGGACAGCGCTGGCTCTCAATTTTTTATCTGTGTCGCCGATTCAAACTTTTTGGACTGGCAATACACGGTGTTCGGAGAGGTCGCCAGCGGAATGGATGTGGCCGACAAGGTCGTGAATGCCAAGCGGGACGGGCGGGACAATCCGCTCGAACGGATCGAAATGAAGGTGGCGATTATGGAGGGATGA
- a CDS encoding outer membrane efflux protein, whose protein sequence is MIEGSIFKRLGPCVFVILSLVGFAPCATARAANGSAPEPVSPAVDPSDHMPAPGRFLGVQQAVEAAIKHHPALHVAMANQRAAEARTGQARSLYYPQIYADFVAAGGAAGVNPRFVSPAGALLRPNLGQYVGGVIANQRLYDFGYTNAIVESADLAASAQIQNFEAQQSLVVYAVQRAYFDSLKRRQLVEIAEETIKQRGVIKSQVETLYRQQLKSKLDLNLVQVELTNAESALVRARNNLKASFAELNRAMGLPGENEYILEDVIVEVDQPAGLPSLIQQSLTHPELKRAREQARSAEAKLTASKKQYLPTISAVGSAGDYQLFDRDPSQRTGGWWAASATVSFPLFTGGLIDGQIREAMAQLTAAQAQASAIEQTLTQQVTNAYLDTVTFIQQIKLAKEQVQTAMEALHLSQQRYKLGLGSIVEVTQSEVALTAAETRLAEAQFDYKIADLTLAYSAGIMTAPSTSEAALPPRLN, encoded by the coding sequence ATGATTGAAGGTTCAATCTTCAAGCGGCTTGGTCCGTGTGTGTTCGTAATACTATCACTGGTGGGGTTCGCCCCCTGTGCAACTGCGAGAGCCGCCAACGGATCGGCACCGGAACCTGTGTCCCCGGCAGTGGACCCATCCGACCACATGCCCGCACCGGGCCGATTCCTTGGGGTACAACAAGCCGTGGAAGCGGCGATCAAACACCACCCAGCCCTGCATGTCGCCATGGCCAATCAACGGGCTGCAGAGGCACGAACGGGCCAAGCCCGTTCGCTCTACTATCCACAAATTTATGCCGACTTCGTTGCGGCAGGGGGCGCCGCCGGCGTCAATCCTCGATTCGTCTCGCCCGCCGGCGCGTTGCTTCGGCCGAACCTTGGGCAGTACGTGGGTGGAGTGATTGCCAACCAGCGCCTCTACGATTTTGGGTATACCAACGCCATCGTGGAGTCCGCCGACTTGGCGGCCAGTGCCCAAATCCAAAACTTCGAAGCTCAGCAAAGCTTGGTCGTCTATGCAGTCCAGCGGGCCTACTTCGATAGTCTGAAGCGGCGTCAACTTGTGGAAATCGCGGAGGAAACTATCAAACAACGCGGCGTGATCAAATCGCAGGTCGAGACGCTCTATCGTCAACAACTCAAATCCAAGCTCGATCTGAATCTGGTCCAGGTGGAACTGACCAACGCCGAATCGGCGCTCGTGCGCGCCCGCAACAATCTAAAGGCCAGTTTCGCTGAACTCAATCGCGCGATGGGGCTTCCAGGGGAAAACGAATATATTCTGGAGGACGTCATCGTGGAGGTCGACCAGCCGGCTGGTCTTCCTTCGCTCATTCAACAAAGCCTCACGCACCCCGAACTGAAGCGCGCCCGAGAGCAAGCGCGATCGGCGGAGGCCAAACTCACGGCGTCCAAGAAACAGTACCTCCCGACAATCAGCGCCGTCGGTAGCGCAGGGGACTATCAACTGTTCGACCGCGATCCATCGCAACGAACCGGAGGGTGGTGGGCGGCCAGCGCTACCGTTTCGTTTCCTCTGTTCACCGGTGGACTGATCGACGGTCAGATCCGCGAGGCCATGGCTCAATTGACTGCGGCCCAGGCACAAGCCTCGGCCATCGAGCAGACTTTGACACAGCAAGTGACGAACGCCTATCTGGATACCGTCACGTTCATCCAGCAGATCAAACTAGCAAAGGAGCAGGTGCAAACTGCGATGGAGGCGTTGCATCTCTCCCAGCAACGATACAAGCTTGGGCTGGGGTCGATCGTCGAAGTTACCCAATCGGAGGTGGCGTTGACAGCGGCAGAGACACGCTTGGCCGAGGCTCAATTCGACTACAAAATCGCCGATCTCACGTTGGCCTACTCGGCGGGCATCATGACGGCACCGTCCACATCGGAGGCTGCTCTCCCACCACGACTCAATTAG
- a CDS encoding RND transporter: MVSGSLRNPYAVVAISLIVVILGVVSYQKMEVDVFPEINLPVVAVATFYKGMGPTQLEGAITLRLEQLLLQASYVEHIESRSLPGVSLIKVFFHPSYDVNAAVAEVTSLTYSTLKYLPPGVFPPIIVKFSAASMPIGVLTGSSDTASEKEVRDNAYYKVRPQMANIPGIFVASSFGGTVRQITVFLDRERMLARGLSAQEIVSAVNAQSLLLPAGGVKIGDFDYNVYANSLVEVVDRMNDIPIKIVNGVPIRLQDIAKAVDSTMIQGNVVRVNGKRAVYMPILKQAGANTIAVMDGVKEMVPKLTGLPADYVTKLLFDQSLYIRQAIHTLEEEGLIGGGLACLMVLLFLGSFRATFVIALAVPLSILGAFTLLKLSGQSINVMTLGGLALVIGTLLDNNIVVLENVFRHLGMGKSVKQASGDGTAEVALPMLVITLSILIVYLPIMFFTGIIRFLFVPLALAVAYTMLSSYLASMTVAPVTIMSLIKGETHGMRWFNAVFDWFVARYTNVLAWCLDHRTLVVLVSITGLAISLVFATRLATEFFPKVDAGQFIINVSAPEGTRVEKTEALVGQIEDIVREEIPAGELDQIVSNIGLPHGWMVLYTPVTGPHQAFMLVSMNTGHTAATTNVIDRVRARVTTQFPGVKLTFQSGGIISDVLNAGLPAPIDLKLVGRKLSDLYEAAGKIRAAVADIPGTEDVQVRQGSEYPELFLTIDRDRAVYFGLTEQQVVRDILTSLSSNGQLNPGYWVDPKSSNAYFVVTQYPEQTLVQFDDFLNMPLAGRGQDLPGIASAVGMADRGSALALQQTPFANRAALPQPNRDGAGSPVVLRDLVEVDRRTGPETVDHYNLQRSVDVLVSVSGNDLGRVAGRVEETLAHLELPEGISVLTKGEADSMRSALEGFGGALPLAIVLVYLVMVGLFRSFVDPLVILGAVPLGFIGVIWMLLLTGTSVNVESLIGSLMMIGIVVSNSVLLVDFANRQLLEGLPLKDALIQAGRLRVRPILMTALATILGLAPMALALGEGSEMNAPLARAVIGGLLAGTPMTLLVIPVFHALARRRQLTPASGETTYA; this comes from the coding sequence ATGGTCTCAGGCTCCCTTCGCAATCCGTACGCTGTTGTGGCGATCAGTCTCATCGTCGTCATCCTGGGTGTGGTGTCGTATCAGAAAATGGAAGTCGACGTCTTCCCGGAGATCAATCTCCCTGTCGTTGCCGTTGCGACGTTTTACAAAGGCATGGGCCCGACGCAACTCGAGGGTGCGATCACCCTCCGACTGGAACAACTCCTCCTCCAGGCATCGTACGTCGAGCATATCGAATCCCGATCGCTCCCTGGAGTCAGCCTCATCAAGGTGTTCTTTCATCCCTCCTACGACGTCAACGCTGCCGTCGCGGAAGTGACGAGCCTCACTTACTCCACCCTGAAGTATTTGCCGCCTGGGGTCTTCCCTCCCATCATTGTCAAGTTCAGCGCTGCAAGCATGCCCATTGGGGTGTTGACGGGGAGCAGCGACACCGCCAGCGAGAAAGAAGTCCGAGACAATGCGTACTACAAGGTCCGCCCCCAAATGGCCAACATCCCCGGTATCTTCGTCGCATCGAGCTTCGGCGGGACGGTCCGTCAAATCACGGTCTTTTTGGATCGTGAGCGGATGCTCGCTCGCGGCTTGTCGGCACAAGAGATCGTGTCGGCAGTCAATGCACAAAGCCTGCTCCTGCCGGCAGGGGGGGTCAAAATAGGGGATTTCGACTACAACGTGTACGCCAACAGCTTGGTGGAAGTCGTCGACCGAATGAACGACATCCCCATCAAAATCGTCAATGGAGTGCCGATTCGGCTCCAAGACATCGCCAAGGCGGTCGATTCCACGATGATCCAGGGAAACGTCGTTCGGGTGAACGGCAAGCGTGCCGTCTATATGCCGATTTTGAAACAGGCTGGCGCCAACACGATCGCGGTGATGGACGGCGTCAAGGAGATGGTGCCCAAACTGACGGGTCTTCCCGCCGACTACGTCACGAAACTATTGTTCGATCAATCCCTCTACATTCGCCAGGCGATTCACACCCTGGAGGAGGAGGGTTTAATCGGGGGCGGCCTGGCCTGTCTGATGGTCCTCTTGTTCCTGGGCAGCTTTCGCGCCACGTTTGTCATCGCCCTGGCTGTCCCGCTCTCAATCCTTGGTGCATTTACACTGCTGAAATTGTCGGGCCAATCGATCAATGTCATGACCCTCGGCGGGCTCGCCCTCGTGATCGGCACGCTGCTCGACAATAATATCGTCGTGCTCGAGAACGTCTTCCGCCATCTCGGCATGGGTAAATCCGTCAAGCAAGCCTCCGGTGATGGCACCGCCGAGGTGGCTCTGCCGATGCTCGTAATCACACTGAGCATTCTGATCGTATACTTGCCCATCATGTTCTTTACGGGAATCATCAGGTTTCTCTTCGTCCCCCTGGCGCTCGCGGTCGCCTATACCATGCTGTCGTCCTACCTTGCGTCGATGACGGTGGCCCCGGTAACCATCATGTCGTTGATCAAAGGCGAAACCCATGGCATGCGTTGGTTCAACGCCGTATTCGATTGGTTCGTCGCACGCTATACGAACGTGCTCGCCTGGTGCCTGGACCATCGCACGCTCGTGGTGCTCGTCTCAATCACCGGCCTTGCGATAAGCCTTGTCTTTGCAACACGGCTCGCGACAGAATTCTTTCCGAAGGTCGATGCCGGACAATTCATCATCAACGTCTCGGCTCCCGAGGGCACGCGCGTGGAAAAGACCGAGGCGCTCGTCGGCCAGATCGAGGACATCGTACGGGAGGAGATTCCGGCGGGAGAGCTTGATCAGATTGTTTCGAATATCGGCCTTCCCCACGGATGGATGGTGTTGTATACCCCCGTCACAGGACCCCATCAAGCATTCATGCTGGTGAGCATGAATACCGGCCACACGGCAGCTACTACCAACGTGATCGATCGTGTGCGCGCAAGGGTGACAACGCAGTTTCCCGGCGTCAAACTCACATTTCAAAGCGGGGGTATCATCAGCGACGTGTTGAATGCCGGTCTGCCCGCGCCGATCGACCTCAAGCTGGTCGGACGAAAACTCAGCGATCTGTATGAGGCCGCCGGCAAGATCCGCGCCGCTGTGGCCGATATTCCCGGTACGGAAGACGTGCAAGTCCGCCAGGGGAGCGAGTATCCTGAGTTGTTCCTTACCATCGACCGCGACCGCGCCGTGTACTTCGGTTTGACCGAACAGCAGGTCGTCAGGGACATCCTGACGAGTCTGAGCTCCAACGGACAGCTCAATCCCGGATACTGGGTGGACCCCAAGTCGAGCAACGCCTACTTTGTGGTGACTCAATACCCGGAACAGACACTCGTGCAGTTCGACGATTTTTTGAACATGCCGCTGGCCGGGCGTGGACAGGATCTACCAGGCATCGCGTCCGCTGTTGGCATGGCGGACCGAGGAAGTGCCCTTGCTCTCCAGCAGACGCCGTTCGCCAATCGAGCTGCCCTCCCACAGCCGAATCGAGATGGGGCTGGCTCTCCCGTAGTTCTGAGAGATCTGGTTGAAGTAGACCGACGGACCGGCCCTGAGACCGTGGACCACTACAATCTTCAACGCAGCGTAGACGTATTGGTCAGTGTCTCCGGGAACGATCTTGGACGGGTGGCCGGTCGCGTCGAAGAGACGCTCGCACATCTAGAGCTTCCCGAGGGGATAAGTGTCTTGACCAAGGGGGAAGCTGACAGCATGCGTAGCGCGCTCGAAGGTTTCGGAGGCGCGCTCCCGCTGGCGATTGTGCTCGTCTACCTCGTCATGGTCGGTCTCTTCCGTTCGTTCGTCGACCCGCTCGTGATCCTCGGGGCGGTTCCGCTTGGGTTCATCGGCGTGATCTGGATGCTTCTGCTCACAGGCACCTCGGTCAATGTGGAGTCGCTCATCGGAAGCCTGATGATGATCGGGATCGTCGTGTCGAATTCAGTGCTCCTTGTGGATTTTGCAAATCGTCAATTGTTGGAAGGCCTTCCGTTGAAGGATGCCCTCATTCAGGCCGGCCGGTTACGCGTCCGACCGATCTTGATGACCGCCCTGGCGACGATTCTCGGCCTGGCCCCCATGGCTCTGGCCCTCGGCGAAGGCAGCGAAATGAACGCGCCTCTTGCCCGAGCGGTGATCGGCGGGCTCCTCGCGGGAACACCGATGACCCTGTTGGTCATTCCAGTCTTCCACGCTCTCGCACGACGGCGTCAACTGACACCCGCTTCGGGGGAGACCACGTATGCATAG